In the genome of Dehalococcoidales bacterium, one region contains:
- the ilvD gene encoding dihydroxy-acid dehydratase has translation MKSDMIKKGIERAPHRALLHALGCTIAEMDKPFIGVINSFTEIVPGHMHLREIAEAVKSGVRSGGGVPFEVNTIAVCDGIAMNHPGMKYSLPSRELIADSVEIMAEAHAFDALVFIPNCDKIIPGMLMAAVRLNVPAIFISGGPMLRGYLPTEDGFSNVDLSSVFEAVGKVSGGQMTEEELARLEKVACPGCGSCSGMFTANTMNCLTEALGMGLPGNGTIPAIDTRRRQLARAAGEQILTLLDDNLRPRDIINQDSLHNAFTVDMALGGSTNSVLHLMAVAHEARVNFPLSMIGEISEHTPQLCKLRPAGDYHIEDLDRAGGIAAVMKELQGLLNLKAKTVSGKSVAEIIADKQTLDREVIRSAADPHSPTGGLAILFGNLAPEGAVVKKAAVAPEMMVHWGPARVFNSEEEATQAIINRSIKPGEVVVIRYEGPKGGPGMREMLTPTSLLSGMGMDKEVALITDGRFSGATRGAAIGHISPEAASRGPIAALADGDIIKIDIPNGKLDVELSDRDLSDRLARLTDFEPRVKTGYLRRYAGRVSSASTGAVFREQEE, from the coding sequence CACCTGCGGGAAATCGCCGAGGCAGTTAAATCAGGAGTACGCAGCGGCGGCGGTGTTCCTTTTGAGGTCAATACTATCGCCGTCTGTGACGGCATCGCCATGAACCACCCCGGCATGAAGTACAGCTTGCCCAGCCGGGAACTGATTGCCGATTCGGTGGAGATAATGGCTGAGGCCCATGCCTTTGACGCCCTGGTCTTTATCCCCAACTGCGATAAAATTATCCCGGGCATGCTGATGGCGGCGGTAAGACTGAACGTCCCGGCCATTTTCATCAGCGGCGGCCCGATGCTGAGAGGATATTTGCCCACTGAAGATGGATTCAGCAATGTTGACCTCAGCTCCGTCTTTGAAGCGGTGGGCAAGGTAAGCGGCGGGCAGATGACCGAGGAAGAACTGGCGCGACTGGAAAAGGTAGCCTGCCCCGGCTGCGGCAGCTGCTCGGGAATGTTCACCGCCAACACCATGAACTGCCTGACCGAGGCACTGGGCATGGGTCTGCCCGGTAATGGCACTATTCCCGCTATCGATACCAGAAGGCGTCAGTTAGCCAGAGCCGCCGGGGAACAAATTTTGACGCTGCTTGATGACAATCTACGCCCGCGGGATATCATTAATCAGGACTCCTTACACAATGCCTTCACTGTTGACATGGCACTGGGCGGCAGCACCAACTCGGTGCTGCACCTAATGGCGGTAGCCCATGAGGCGAGAGTGAACTTCCCGCTGTCAATGATAGGTGAAATCAGTGAACATACGCCACAGTTATGTAAACTAAGACCTGCCGGCGATTACCACATCGAGGACCTGGACCGCGCCGGCGGCATCGCGGCGGTGATGAAGGAACTACAAGGACTGTTAAACCTGAAGGCAAAAACTGTATCCGGAAAAAGCGTGGCTGAGATTATCGCTGATAAACAGACCCTGGACAGAGAAGTCATCCGTTCCGCGGCTGACCCTCACTCGCCTACCGGCGGTCTGGCGATTCTCTTTGGTAACCTGGCGCCGGAAGGGGCCGTCGTCAAAAAGGCAGCGGTAGCCCCGGAAATGATGGTACACTGGGGCCCGGCCAGAGTCTTCAACTCTGAAGAAGAAGCCACGCAGGCCATCATCAACCGCAGCATAAAACCGGGTGAGGTGGTAGTTATCCGCTATGAAGGACCTAAGGGGGGGCCGGGGATGAGAGAGATGCTCACCCCTACCTCTCTACTCAGTGGCATGGGGATGGACAAAGAAGTCGCCCTGATAACTGACGGGCGCTTTTCCGGGGCAACCCGCGGGGCAGCCATCGGGCATATCTCCCCCGAGGCTGCCAGCCGGGGACCTATCGCCGCTCTGGCTGACGGGGATATTATCAAGATTGATATTCCCAATGGCAAGCTTGACGTAGAACTAAGTGACCGGGACCTGTCCGACCGGCTGGCTCGTCTGACCGATTTCGAGCCCAGAGTAAAAACGGGTTACCTCAGAAGATATGCCGGGAGAGTGTCTTCCGCGAGCACCGGAGCCGTGTTTAGAGAGCAGGAGGAATAA